The following proteins are encoded in a genomic region of Penaeus chinensis breed Huanghai No. 1 chromosome 10, ASM1920278v2, whole genome shotgun sequence:
- the LOC125029675 gene encoding inositol polyphosphate 1-phosphatase-like, which translates to MELIETLFSFSEKAGEIARTIRREPKLFSLLVEEKGENEKNQRFAQDFKTLADVLIQEALRHHVTQMIPSLGEHVQGEESAEFTNTLGERVIVQICATKEETATLLEKVLDGNKEAAELLAAVVHTSIIVKPDSTLAAKIPKIPLDNLGIWIDPIDSTGEYVRGEIGKLNGSIYSSGLPSVTILIGFYDRFTGEIIGGVVNHPFAVYDEENQSWRGQIYWSVSYNDVKVHNMQIHKLASDAPRPIIVMSSSEDVKVQEMLGKKFDIVYASGAGYKLLVVALGQVVAYVCSKGSTFRWDTAAPHGLLQALGGGVVVYRQLLTSAEDNHISEDVLKSIQIKYHKPNVDSPKASLQWSNAGGVVAYRETEVLPTILECLRNS; encoded by the exons ATGGAGCTCATTGAAACCCTTTTTAGCTTCTCTGAGAAAGCTGGTGAAATTGCACGGACAATACGGAGAGAGCCAAAGCTTTTTTCTCTGTTagtagaggaaaaaggagaaaacgagaaaaatcaAAGGTTTGCTCAAGACTTTAAGACCCTGGCCGATGTGCTTATCCAAGAAGCTCTCAGGCATCATGTTACACAAATG ATTCCATCACTTGGAGAACATGTACAAGGGGAAGAGAGTGCTGAATTTACAAATACTCTTGGGGAACGGGTTATTGTCCAGATTTGTGcaacaaaagaagaaacagcTACACTTCTTGAGAAG GTTTTAGATGGCAACAAAGAAGCAGCAGAGCTATTGGCAGCTGTTGTTCATACATCTATTATTGTAAAACCTGACTCAACATTAGCTGCCAAGATACCGAAAATACCTCTGGATAACTTGGGTATATGGATTGATCCTATTG ATTCCACTGGCGAATATGTTAGAGGAGAAATTGGAAAGCTGAATGGAAGCATATACAGCAGTGGACTTCCAAGTGTGACTATCCTCATTGGTTTTTATGACCGCTTTACTGGTGAAATAATAGGAGGGGTTGTTAATCATCCCTTTGCTGTGTATGATGAAGAAAACCAAAG TTGGCGTGGACAAATCTACTGGAGTGTCAGTTATAATGATGTCAAAGTCCATAATATGCAAATCCATAAACTTGCCTCTGATGCTCCTCGTCCAATAATAGTGATGTCATCAAGTGAAGATGTAAAAGTGCAGGAAATGCTTGGAAAGAAGTTTGACATTGTTTATGCTTCTGGCGCTGGATACAAGCTTCTTGTTGTTGCACTTGGTCAAGTGGTGGCATATGTTTGCTCCAAA GGTTCAACTTTCCGGTGGGACACAGCAGCACCTCATGGTCTGCTGCAAGCCTTAGGAGGTGGTGTAGTTGTCTACAGACAGTTATTAACCTCTGCTGAAGATAAT CATATCTCAGAAGATGTGTTGAAAAGTATTCAGATAAAATACCACAAGCCAAATGTTGATTCACCAAAAGCCAGCTTACAGTGGAGCAATGCAGGAGGAGTTGTGGCTTATAGGGAGACTGAAGTATTACCAACCATTTTAGAATGTTTGAGAAACTCATAG